A region from the Natronorubrum halophilum genome encodes:
- a CDS encoding GNAT family N-acetyltransferase, protein MFERTRGEPPCRQYDSGEREYTIRQYRDGDRDELLSLYQTILDPGLSEAWFEWKYETNPYTDDVPVYVAEFDGRIVGAGGFWVLELHTGSRSTRVVQPCDAAVRPAHRRQGLFTEILGAGLERFDDNGFDLAFDFPNELSKATFEKYGWRPVGRQETLFRVQQPGAMIGRQPTGPVSVLLHGGARLLARGYLAAKSRRRSVADRLEVDVIRTDEIPAKTLATLYRRDVPDEFHVVRDETFYDWRFGNPQWEYATYVGRYDGSPVAAIVTGTRVENGAPVTRLTDVVPLVSNRARTAAFVPILEAILEANDDAALVVAPSTAIPRSVLSEYGFQSNLTLPLSTVATPTVHGVCVLAADEEPGSDRWIVDEKSLSDPDSWRITFSEYDTG, encoded by the coding sequence ATGTTCGAACGGACTCGTGGGGAACCGCCCTGTCGGCAGTACGACAGCGGCGAGCGCGAGTACACGATCCGACAGTACCGCGATGGTGATCGCGACGAACTGCTCTCGCTGTATCAGACGATACTCGATCCGGGACTGTCCGAAGCGTGGTTCGAGTGGAAGTACGAAACGAATCCGTACACCGACGACGTCCCGGTTTACGTCGCCGAGTTCGACGGGCGGATCGTCGGTGCGGGCGGCTTCTGGGTCCTCGAGTTACACACGGGGTCGCGGTCGACGCGCGTCGTCCAGCCGTGTGATGCCGCGGTTCGGCCGGCACACCGACGGCAGGGACTGTTCACCGAGATTCTCGGCGCCGGACTCGAGCGATTCGACGATAACGGCTTCGACCTCGCATTCGACTTTCCGAACGAACTGAGCAAGGCGACGTTCGAAAAGTACGGGTGGCGACCCGTCGGGCGACAGGAGACGCTCTTTCGCGTCCAACAGCCCGGCGCGATGATCGGGAGGCAGCCGACCGGTCCCGTCTCGGTGCTGCTACACGGCGGTGCGCGGCTGCTCGCTCGCGGGTATCTCGCGGCCAAGTCCCGCCGTCGGTCGGTCGCCGATCGTCTCGAGGTCGACGTGATTCGGACCGACGAAATCCCGGCAAAAACGCTCGCGACGCTCTATCGCCGGGACGTCCCCGACGAGTTTCACGTCGTTCGCGACGAGACGTTCTACGACTGGCGATTCGGCAACCCGCAGTGGGAGTACGCGACGTACGTCGGGCGCTACGACGGGTCGCCGGTCGCCGCGATCGTCACGGGAACGAGGGTCGAAAACGGAGCGCCCGTTACGCGTCTCACCGACGTCGTTCCGCTCGTTTCGAACCGCGCCAGAACGGCGGCGTTCGTCCCCATTCTCGAGGCCATCCTCGAAGCGAACGACGACGCGGCGCTCGTCGTCGCGCCGTCGACGGCGATCCCGCGGTCGGTACTCTCCGAATACGGGTTTCAGAGCAATCTTACGCTCCCGCTCTCGACGGTTGCGACACCGACAGTTCACGGCGTCTGTGTGCTGGCGGCGGACGAGGAGCCCGGTAGCGACCGGTGGATCGTCGACGAAAAATCGTTATCCGACCCCGACTCCTGGCGAATCACGTTCAGCGAGTACGATACCGGCTGA
- a CDS encoding phenylacetate--CoA ligase family protein encodes MAEMWNPLLETMPREELERRQIRKFRAQAVYVYETVPVFRQKLDRAGIVPEDIETFEDIRAVPTTTKDELRRAQETESAATPYGDLLAVDPADVREYHQTSGTTGTPLRQADSGRDWEWWSDCWATVLWAHGIRPDDRVFVPFSYNVFVAFWAAHYACERIGAEVVPGGNLSSVERVELMADLEATAFMTTPTYALRLGEVAEREGIDPAATSVDRIICAGEPGASVPGTKAKLEARWDATVHDHAGATETGAWGYSCDGDSLSLHFNESRFLVEVVDDDGTPVDPGEEGTLIVTPLDRRAQPYLRFEQRDRVKLEGPSACDCGRTFRIADGGVLGRDDDFTMVNGVLLSPTAVEDIVRRSDDVTDEYKIVIDEHDEKESDVATLVTETAPRAARDPEGIKRDLRHRLKQACGLSFRIRLRERGVLERPELKADRVHDQRVNDV; translated from the coding sequence ATGGCCGAGATGTGGAACCCGTTGCTCGAGACGATGCCGCGCGAGGAACTCGAACGTCGCCAGATACGAAAATTCAGAGCGCAAGCGGTGTACGTCTACGAAACCGTTCCCGTGTTCAGACAAAAGCTCGACCGCGCCGGAATCGTTCCCGAGGACATCGAGACGTTCGAAGATATCCGTGCGGTTCCGACGACCACGAAAGACGAACTCAGACGGGCACAGGAGACGGAGTCCGCAGCGACGCCGTACGGGGACCTCCTCGCCGTGGACCCGGCGGACGTACGGGAGTATCATCAGACCTCCGGTACCACCGGCACACCGCTCCGACAGGCGGATTCGGGACGGGACTGGGAGTGGTGGAGCGACTGCTGGGCGACGGTGCTGTGGGCGCACGGAATACGACCGGACGATCGAGTCTTCGTTCCGTTTTCGTACAACGTTTTCGTCGCCTTCTGGGCGGCCCACTACGCCTGCGAGCGGATCGGTGCGGAAGTCGTTCCCGGCGGCAACCTCTCCTCCGTCGAACGCGTCGAGCTGATGGCCGACCTCGAGGCCACCGCGTTCATGACCACGCCGACGTACGCGCTTCGACTCGGAGAGGTCGCCGAACGGGAAGGTATCGACCCCGCAGCGACCAGCGTCGATCGGATCATCTGTGCCGGCGAACCCGGCGCGAGCGTTCCGGGAACGAAAGCGAAGCTCGAAGCGCGCTGGGATGCGACGGTCCACGACCACGCCGGTGCGACCGAAACCGGCGCGTGGGGGTACAGCTGTGACGGCGACTCGCTCAGCCTCCACTTCAACGAGTCCCGGTTCCTCGTCGAGGTCGTAGACGACGACGGAACCCCGGTCGACCCGGGCGAAGAGGGAACGCTGATCGTGACGCCGCTCGACCGACGCGCCCAACCCTACCTCCGGTTCGAACAACGGGACCGTGTAAAACTCGAGGGGCCGAGCGCGTGCGACTGCGGGCGGACGTTTCGCATCGCCGACGGCGGCGTCCTCGGCAGGGACGACGATTTCACGATGGTCAACGGCGTCCTGCTCTCCCCGACGGCCGTCGAGGATATCGTCCGCCGGAGCGACGACGTCACCGACGAGTACAAAATCGTCATCGACGAACACGACGAGAAGGAATCGGACGTCGCCACGCTCGTCACCGAAACGGCCCCGCGGGCAGCGCGGGACCCCGAAGGGATCAAACGCGACCTCCGTCACCGACTCAAACAGGCCTGTGGCCTCTCGTTTCGCATCCGCCTGCGGGAGCGCGGCGTCCTCGAGCGCCCCGAACTCAAAGCCGATCGCGTCCACGATCAGCGGGTGAACGATGTCTGA
- a CDS encoding sulfite exporter TauE/SafE family protein: MELLGLGIVMIGFFVGFGLLIGILFGFFGMGGSFLVTPALLVVGYPAPVAVGSGLAFVFGTSVIGVLRHRDHGQVSYVLAALMILGMTFGIEVGTSIVFLLTDLGSADVVIGVVYVGLLGAVGLFVRRDARTGGSDMRSGQLATGVQAIAFPPLVSLPGGATVSVWVILLAGLGIGVLSGFLGVGGGFLLLPIMVYVFGVPTAIAAGTSILQIMVSGAFGTFVYAQSNAVEIPVVAALLVGSALGARIGVSATQLVNEADIKGYFAGMLLAGGVATACKQVSGVYGVETLETVSAILLFGTAVLVSGAIVRTSIATLRKDRERGSLQTY; this comes from the coding sequence ATGGAACTCCTTGGTCTCGGTATCGTGATGATCGGTTTCTTTGTCGGATTCGGCCTACTCATCGGCATCCTCTTCGGGTTCTTCGGGATGGGGGGATCGTTCCTCGTGACGCCAGCACTGTTGGTGGTCGGGTATCCGGCACCGGTGGCCGTCGGAAGCGGACTCGCGTTCGTCTTCGGCACCAGTGTCATCGGTGTGCTCCGACACCGCGATCACGGCCAGGTCAGCTACGTACTGGCGGCGCTGATGATTCTCGGGATGACGTTCGGTATCGAGGTCGGCACCAGTATCGTGTTCCTGCTGACGGATCTCGGCAGCGCTGACGTCGTCATCGGCGTGGTGTACGTCGGACTTCTCGGTGCGGTCGGGCTCTTTGTCCGCCGAGACGCTCGTACTGGCGGTTCCGATATGAGATCGGGACAGCTCGCTACCGGAGTTCAGGCCATCGCGTTTCCACCACTCGTGTCGCTACCCGGCGGTGCGACCGTTTCGGTGTGGGTTATCCTTCTCGCCGGGCTGGGGATCGGCGTTCTCTCTGGATTTCTCGGCGTCGGTGGCGGTTTCCTTCTGCTCCCCATCATGGTCTACGTGTTCGGCGTTCCCACTGCAATCGCCGCTGGGACCAGCATCCTCCAGATCATGGTTTCGGGTGCGTTCGGGACGTTCGTCTACGCCCAGTCGAATGCCGTCGAGATCCCCGTTGTCGCCGCGTTGCTCGTCGGGAGTGCGCTCGGTGCTCGTATCGGTGTGAGTGCGACGCAGCTGGTAAACGAGGCTGATATCAAGGGGTACTTTGCGGGTATGCTGCTCGCCGGGGGTGTCGCCACCGCCTGTAAGCAGGTGAGTGGCGTATACGGGGTCGAGACGCTCGAGACAGTGAGTGCAATCCTCCTCTTTGGTACCGCGGTCTTGGTCAGTGGTGCGATCGTCCGCACGTCGATCGCTACGCTCAGAAAGGATCGAGAGCGCGGGTCGCTACAGACCTATTAA
- a CDS encoding DUF7512 family protein: MAPVFGESGEAAATVGYILAEALVLYVGYGALTRVTSPAARELLVNT; the protein is encoded by the coding sequence ATCGCTCCCGTCTTCGGTGAGTCCGGGGAGGCCGCTGCCACGGTCGGTTACATCCTGGCGGAAGCGCTCGTGCTCTACGTCGGATACGGGGCACTGACGCGGGTTACTAGCCCGGCCGCCCGTGAACTACTCGTGAACACCTGA
- a CDS encoding FAD-binding oxidoreductase, translating into MAQDPIPADRIERFEAGFHGDVIHPDDVRKSGTLSTPSERHSRSEGADYDEARAVWNGMIDRHPALIARCRGVGDVISAVNFAREHDLLVAVRGGGHNVAGTAVCDDGLVIDLSEMRDVWVGPDERTAWVRAGATWADVDRETQAFGLATPGGAVSETGFAGLTLGGGIGHLRCKYGLTCDNLASIDLVTADGDYLTASADEHEELFWGLRGGGGNFGVVTGFEFDLHPVGPDVAVCLVFYSGERMIEVLEAYRDYVADAPPEVSLLTLSGVLPDEELFAPDTVDERKIAIAGCYAGSVAAGERALAPLREIHEPVADFSGPMPYVEFQQLFDEDYPDGMRYYWKSLYLDGLSESAIDRIAYWSGVAPSPLSTVDVWQLGGAVARVDTEDSAFAGRHAPFLLGVEANWERPEADDVNVEWVRDCLEDMRQFSDGSVYLNFPGFFEEGDEMMRTTFGPTYERLVALKDEYDPTDLFSRNQNIAPSGTARADDGGVL; encoded by the coding sequence ATGGCACAAGATCCCATCCCCGCCGACCGGATCGAACGGTTCGAAGCCGGATTCCACGGCGACGTGATTCACCCCGACGACGTTCGAAAGAGCGGAACTCTTTCGACCCCATCGGAACGACACAGCCGTTCTGAGGGCGCTGACTACGACGAGGCTCGCGCGGTGTGGAACGGGATGATCGACAGGCATCCAGCCCTGATTGCCCGGTGTCGTGGCGTCGGCGACGTGATCAGCGCGGTGAACTTCGCCCGCGAACACGACCTGTTGGTGGCGGTACGTGGCGGCGGGCACAACGTCGCCGGGACCGCCGTCTGCGACGATGGACTCGTCATCGACCTCTCCGAGATGAGGGACGTGTGGGTCGGCCCCGATGAGCGGACGGCGTGGGTACGGGCCGGTGCCACGTGGGCCGACGTCGATCGCGAGACCCAGGCCTTCGGTCTCGCAACGCCGGGAGGGGCCGTCTCGGAGACGGGGTTCGCGGGTCTGACCCTCGGTGGCGGCATCGGTCATCTCCGCTGCAAGTACGGTCTGACCTGTGACAACCTCGCATCCATCGATCTGGTCACGGCAGACGGCGACTATCTGACCGCCAGCGCCGACGAACACGAGGAACTCTTCTGGGGGCTTCGCGGTGGCGGCGGCAACTTCGGGGTGGTTACCGGCTTCGAGTTCGATCTCCACCCGGTCGGTCCGGATGTGGCGGTTTGTCTCGTGTTCTATTCGGGTGAACGGATGATCGAGGTGTTGGAAGCCTACCGCGACTACGTCGCGGATGCGCCCCCGGAAGTCAGCTTGCTCACCCTGTCCGGTGTACTGCCCGACGAGGAACTGTTCGCGCCAGACACGGTGGACGAACGCAAGATCGCGATCGCAGGTTGTTACGCGGGGTCGGTCGCGGCTGGTGAGCGTGCGCTGGCACCCTTGCGGGAGATCCACGAGCCGGTAGCCGACTTCAGCGGACCGATGCCGTACGTCGAGTTCCAGCAACTCTTCGACGAGGACTACCCCGACGGGATGCGCTACTACTGGAAGTCGCTGTACCTCGACGGCCTGTCGGAGTCCGCCATCGATCGAATCGCCTACTGGTCCGGTGTGGCACCGTCACCGCTCTCGACGGTCGACGTCTGGCAGCTGGGCGGTGCGGTCGCGCGAGTCGACACCGAGGACAGTGCGTTCGCGGGGCGGCACGCTCCCTTCCTGCTGGGCGTCGAAGCGAACTGGGAGCGTCCGGAGGCCGACGATGTGAACGTCGAGTGGGTGCGCGACTGTCTCGAGGACATGCGCCAGTTCTCGGACGGTTCGGTGTACCTGAACTTCCCGGGATTCTTCGAGGAAGGCGACGAGATGATGCGGACCACGTTCGGGCCGACGTACGAGCGGTTGGTCGCGCTAAAGGACGAGTACGATCCGACGGATTTGTTCAGCCGCAACCAGAACATCGCACCGTCCGGAACCGCTCGAGCCGATGACGGGGGCGTGCTATGA
- a CDS encoding helix-turn-helix transcriptional regulator, whose amino-acid sequence MSPDQDDRLEGDGHPPPGSLILEAILENERNRRYLGQRLDAAGDRVDTDLLGDIVRHGPILEALLEEPLDRREIEARLDVSRATSHRYTQWLAEQDFVEKIDGRFQLTWHGAVIAEEVLRLEANVRTAHRITPLLDAVCEDHRDFILEPFVGATVTVAEPDNPYKPAERFVALVDESDTFRGFNTTHMAPLVLGEFHQQVFEKTDTEIIYLPHIVENFVETCPERAREAIDSGHLALRTRDDLPYGLALFDERVGIGGYEETTGFMQVFVDTDSPIACEWGERVYASVRADSDPLDAMDLTQ is encoded by the coding sequence ATGAGTCCTGACCAAGACGACCGACTTGAGGGGGATGGTCATCCGCCACCGGGATCGCTGATTCTGGAGGCGATTCTGGAAAACGAACGGAACCGTCGCTACCTGGGCCAGCGTCTGGACGCCGCGGGCGACCGCGTCGATACGGACCTGCTCGGCGACATCGTCAGGCATGGCCCGATCCTCGAGGCCCTGTTGGAAGAACCGCTCGATCGCCGGGAGATCGAAGCGCGCCTCGACGTTTCACGGGCGACGAGTCACCGCTACACGCAGTGGCTCGCCGAGCAGGACTTCGTCGAGAAGATCGATGGTCGATTTCAACTGACCTGGCACGGCGCAGTCATCGCCGAGGAGGTCCTCCGGTTGGAGGCGAACGTGCGGACCGCACACAGAATAACGCCGCTTCTGGATGCGGTCTGTGAGGATCACCGAGACTTCATCCTCGAACCGTTCGTGGGCGCGACAGTTACCGTCGCCGAACCCGACAATCCGTACAAACCGGCCGAGCGGTTCGTCGCGCTCGTCGACGAATCCGACACGTTTCGTGGATTTAACACGACCCACATGGCTCCGCTGGTCCTCGGCGAGTTTCACCAGCAGGTGTTCGAGAAAACGGATACCGAGATCATCTACCTGCCACACATCGTCGAGAATTTCGTCGAGACGTGCCCTGAACGTGCCCGGGAAGCGATCGACAGCGGGCACTTGGCCCTCCGGACGCGTGACGACCTCCCGTACGGTCTCGCTCTCTTCGACGAACGCGTCGGAATCGGCGGCTACGAGGAGACCACCGGCTTCATGCAGGTGTTCGTCGATACGGATTCCCCGATCGCGTGTGAGTGGGGCGAGCGCGTCTACGCGTCAGTCAGAGCCGATTCCGATCCCCTCGATGCGATGGATTTGACTCAGTGA
- a CDS encoding DUF7511 domain-containing protein, with protein MTVNESHVPDDGPSAAAPLELLTDDEKVWTAVPADATGNERVSEWLSINADSLHTLEDWR; from the coding sequence ATGACGGTGAACGAGTCCCACGTACCCGACGATGGACCGTCCGCAGCCGCACCGCTCGAGTTACTCACCGACGACGAGAAAGTCTGGACCGCCGTCCCGGCCGATGCTACCGGTAACGAGCGAGTGAGTGAGTGGCTCTCGATCAACGCCGATTCGCTCCACACTCTCGAGGACTGGCGGTAG
- a CDS encoding geranylgeranylglycerol-phosphate geranylgeranyltransferase, translated as MTAGETSRGLLELMRPVNVIAASVLTFIGAFVAGGVAGYPLEVVTAVAATGLAVGAGNAINDYFDREIDRINQPGRAIPRGAVSPRGALAFSLVLFAAAVVLAVTLPAPAIAIAAINLAALVAYTEFFKGLPGLGNALVAYLVGSTFLFGAAAVGDMGPAVILFVLSAIATVTREIIKDVEDLEGDREEGLNTLPIAIGARRALQVAAALLVAGVLASPIPYLLYFGVPYLLIVLPADAIMLYAAFESFEDPTAGQSHLKYGMFLAALAFIAGRAATAVPGSI; from the coding sequence ATGACAGCGGGCGAGACGAGCCGTGGGTTGCTCGAGTTGATGCGGCCGGTGAACGTGATCGCGGCGAGCGTCTTGACGTTCATTGGCGCGTTCGTCGCCGGTGGCGTCGCCGGCTATCCGCTCGAGGTGGTAACTGCAGTCGCCGCGACCGGGTTGGCGGTCGGAGCCGGAAACGCGATCAACGATTACTTCGATCGGGAGATCGATCGGATCAACCAACCCGGCAGGGCGATCCCTCGCGGTGCCGTGAGTCCGCGCGGCGCGCTCGCGTTCAGCCTCGTGCTCTTTGCCGCGGCGGTCGTTCTCGCCGTGACGCTTCCCGCCCCAGCGATCGCCATCGCAGCGATAAACCTCGCCGCGCTGGTAGCATACACCGAGTTCTTCAAGGGATTGCCGGGGCTCGGAAACGCGCTGGTCGCCTACCTCGTCGGCAGCACGTTCCTCTTCGGGGCCGCGGCGGTCGGCGATATGGGTCCCGCCGTGATTCTGTTCGTCCTCTCGGCGATCGCGACGGTGACCCGAGAGATCATCAAAGACGTGGAGGATCTCGAGGGCGACCGCGAGGAGGGGCTGAACACGCTCCCGATCGCGATCGGCGCACGCCGCGCGCTGCAGGTCGCAGCCGCGTTGCTCGTCGCAGGCGTTCTCGCGAGCCCGATCCCGTATCTGCTCTACTTCGGTGTTCCCTACCTGCTCATTGTACTCCCGGCCGACGCGATCATGCTCTATGCGGCCTTCGAGAGCTTCGAAGACCCGACGGCCGGCCAATCACACCTCAAGTACGGGATGTTTCTCGCGGCGCTGGCGTTTATCGCCGGCCGCGCAGCGACCGCGGTTCCGGGGAGCATCTGA
- a CDS encoding RAD55 family ATPase: protein MYDLADVLPDAEIDPGTNLLVAGPPLTGKREIAFDILASGAEHGDGSIIVTTKDSADKVLETFTGSVDPAVDPSVGVVDCVTKQRGIGTVNDDPRVKYASSPVDMTGIGIKLSEFLQEFYEDRGLTRNRVLLHSVSTLLMYSNLQTVFRFLHVFTGRIQSADAMGIYVIDSTAHDDQTMNTLKQLFDAVIELEENDGDDEPQIRTAGLSN from the coding sequence ATGTATGACCTCGCAGACGTCCTACCGGACGCCGAAATCGATCCCGGGACGAACCTGCTCGTTGCAGGTCCACCGCTAACGGGGAAGCGAGAAATCGCCTTCGATATCCTCGCGAGCGGTGCCGAACACGGCGATGGATCGATCATCGTCACGACGAAGGACAGCGCCGACAAGGTGCTCGAGACGTTTACCGGCTCCGTCGATCCTGCCGTCGATCCCAGTGTTGGCGTCGTCGACTGCGTGACGAAACAACGCGGAATCGGAACCGTTAACGACGATCCGCGGGTCAAGTATGCTTCCTCGCCGGTCGACATGACCGGGATCGGTATCAAGCTCTCCGAGTTCCTCCAGGAGTTCTACGAGGACCGAGGGCTGACCCGGAACCGCGTCCTCCTGCATTCCGTCTCGACGCTACTCATGTACTCGAACCTTCAGACCGTGTTCCGATTTCTCCACGTCTTCACGGGCCGAATCCAGAGTGCAGACGCCATGGGAATCTACGTCATCGACTCGACGGCCCACGACGATCAGACGATGAACACGCTCAAACAACTGTTCGACGCCGTCATCGAACTCGAGGAGAACGACGGAGACGACGAGCCCCAGATTCGGACGGCCGGCCTCTCGAACTGA
- a CDS encoding CoA-binding protein codes for MPVDSADDIKAVLDYETIAVVGCSSTPGKAAHDVPNYLLEQGYDVIPVNPFADEIFGKPVPDSLAEVDAEIDVVCIFRPSDEVGEIVDAALERDDVDVIWTQLGIRDDDAADRAENAGRTVVQDRCMRVEHRRLVA; via the coding sequence ATGCCAGTCGACTCCGCGGACGACATCAAGGCCGTTCTCGATTACGAGACGATCGCCGTCGTCGGCTGCTCGAGCACGCCCGGCAAGGCGGCCCACGACGTTCCGAACTACCTGCTCGAACAGGGCTACGACGTGATCCCGGTCAACCCGTTCGCGGACGAGATTTTCGGGAAACCGGTCCCCGACTCGCTTGCGGAGGTCGACGCCGAGATCGACGTCGTCTGCATCTTCCGCCCGAGCGACGAGGTCGGGGAGATCGTTGACGCAGCGCTCGAGCGCGACGACGTCGACGTCATCTGGACGCAGCTGGGGATTCGCGACGACGACGCGGCGGATCGCGCCGAAAACGCAGGCCGAACGGTCGTGCAAGATCGGTGCATGAGAGTCGAACACCGCCGACTCGTTGCCTGA
- a CDS encoding class 1 isoprenoid biosynthesis enzyme — MTRPLFALPADHEFSPAVRAKHEAYTNQGGLLGAFAYALVALETDSAEQPAQGTRFDDDLDAAIASVPTALFVTSSLHDDAIDEADAWDDDRKRRLNEHITLGDLVFIDVVEVAGSLPEGVDLESVLGTVRRIGTGQLREEALAPTTATLEDAIARVDERGAVWGDLAVSLIDAIDGYSAAQLERLRTITTNGMFVLTVVDDVEDLPEDVDNGVVNVPLALYDGETTETESAAAVAESFLESDAPRRIDALLADRWADLEAGAREFAASLDRSDEAILEAVRRGLSWYCESVCSVPLERTVPPARQREIRAQLASDELETRRVVEAVTDELPITSSLDDAETDCDADGDRAALENRVDELPVEPLAEVLIMLVHVATVADGVMSTSLADALDALERRTTATTS; from the coding sequence ATGACCCGGCCGCTTTTCGCCCTCCCCGCCGATCACGAGTTCTCACCTGCCGTGCGGGCCAAACACGAGGCCTACACGAATCAGGGTGGACTGCTCGGCGCGTTCGCGTACGCGCTCGTCGCCCTCGAGACCGACAGCGCAGAACAGCCTGCTCAGGGCACGCGGTTCGACGACGACCTCGATGCCGCGATAGCGTCGGTCCCGACGGCTCTCTTCGTCACGAGCAGTCTGCACGACGACGCGATCGACGAGGCGGACGCATGGGATGACGATCGAAAACGGCGACTGAACGAGCACATCACGCTCGGCGATCTCGTCTTCATCGACGTCGTCGAGGTCGCCGGCTCGCTCCCCGAGGGAGTCGATCTCGAGTCGGTACTCGGAACGGTACGACGAATCGGAACGGGACAGTTGAGAGAGGAGGCGCTCGCGCCGACGACGGCGACGCTCGAGGACGCCATCGCTCGCGTCGACGAACGCGGAGCCGTCTGGGGCGACCTCGCAGTCTCGCTGATCGACGCTATCGACGGCTACTCCGCGGCCCAACTCGAGCGTCTTCGGACGATCACGACGAACGGGATGTTCGTTCTCACCGTCGTCGACGACGTCGAAGATCTACCGGAGGACGTCGACAACGGCGTCGTGAACGTGCCGCTCGCGCTCTACGACGGCGAGACGACCGAAACCGAATCGGCGGCAGCCGTCGCCGAGTCGTTCCTCGAGTCGGACGCGCCTCGTCGGATCGACGCGCTCCTCGCCGACCGTTGGGCCGACCTCGAGGCCGGCGCTCGCGAGTTCGCCGCATCGCTCGACCGATCGGACGAGGCGATTCTCGAGGCGGTTCGCCGGGGACTGTCGTGGTACTGCGAATCCGTCTGTTCGGTCCCGCTCGAGCGGACCGTGCCGCCGGCCCGCCAGCGCGAGATTCGCGCGCAACTGGCCAGCGACGAACTGGAAACTCGCCGCGTCGTCGAAGCGGTCACAGACGAGCTTCCAATTACCAGCAGTCTCGATGACGCCGAGACCGATTGTGACGCCGACGGCGATCGTGCGGCGCTCGAGAATCGCGTCGACGAACTCCCCGTCGAACCGCTCGCGGAGGTACTCATCATGCTCGTTCACGTCGCGACCGTCGCCGACGGCGTGATGAGCACGTCGCTTGCCGACGCACTCGACGCGCTCGAACGACGGACGACAGCGACGACGTCTTGA
- a CDS encoding PLP-dependent cysteine synthase family protein, with amino-acid sequence MTTHEQSVDSVLETIGRTPLVRLQDGPEDVRCYAKLESFNPGASVKDRIGRYMLEKMLERGELSEGGTIIEPTAGNTGIGLAIAAGQLDIEAIFVVPERFSVEKQQLMAALGAKIINTPTDAGMGGAIERAHELADELDDAVVPQQFSNPLNTEAHYETTAPEIYEALEGEVGAVVAGCGTAGTLMGIARYALEQRPETYVAAVEPEGSLYGEVLGEAREEGEYKIEGIGTHNVETNELFDPDLVDAVYAVPDRDAHDELRRLAREEGHLVASSAGAASVATKRVAREISDGTLDAPHDTVVTVFPDSSERYLSKGIYRSFEEWEG; translated from the coding sequence ATGACGACCCACGAGCAGTCGGTGGATTCGGTGCTCGAGACGATCGGTCGGACGCCGCTCGTTCGCCTCCAGGACGGGCCCGAAGACGTCCGGTGTTACGCGAAACTCGAGTCGTTCAATCCCGGGGCAAGCGTAAAAGACCGCATCGGCCGCTACATGCTCGAGAAGATGCTCGAGCGCGGCGAACTCTCCGAGGGCGGGACGATCATCGAACCGACCGCGGGAAACACGGGAATCGGACTCGCGATCGCCGCCGGACAGCTCGATATCGAGGCGATCTTCGTCGTTCCCGAGCGCTTTAGCGTCGAAAAACAGCAGCTGATGGCCGCGCTGGGTGCCAAGATCATCAACACCCCGACGGATGCGGGTATGGGCGGCGCGATCGAGCGCGCACACGAACTAGCCGACGAACTCGACGATGCCGTCGTCCCCCAGCAGTTCTCGAATCCGTTGAACACGGAAGCCCACTACGAGACCACGGCCCCCGAAATCTACGAGGCGCTCGAGGGTGAGGTCGGCGCGGTCGTCGCCGGCTGTGGAACCGCGGGTACGCTCATGGGCATCGCGAGATACGCGCTCGAGCAACGGCCCGAGACGTACGTCGCCGCCGTCGAACCCGAGGGCTCGCTGTACGGCGAAGTCCTCGGCGAAGCGCGCGAGGAAGGCGAGTACAAAATCGAGGGGATCGGGACCCACAACGTCGAGACCAACGAACTGTTCGATCCCGACCTCGTCGACGCCGTCTACGCCGTCCCGGATCGGGACGCTCACGACGAACTCCGTCGCCTCGCCCGCGAGGAGGGTCACCTCGTCGCCTCGAGCGCCGGGGCCGCGAGCGTCGCCACGAAACGCGTTGCACGGGAGATCTCGGACGGGACGCTGGACGCGCCACACGATACCGTCGTGACGGTGTTTCCCGACTCGAGCGAGCGCTACCTCTCGAAGGGGATCTACCGGTCGTTCGAGGAGTGGGAGGGCTAA